In Klebsiella aerogenes, the DNA window GCGCTGGCTAGCTGCTCGCGCCAAACACAATAATCTGCAGCTAGATGACGCGGCCAGCCAACTGCTGTGCTACTGCTATGAAGGCAACCTGCTGGCGCTGGCGCAAGCGCTGGAGCGGCTCTCGCTGCTGTGGCCTGACGGCAAGCTGACCCTGCCGCGCGTTGAGCAGGCGGTGAACGATGCCGCCCACTTCACGCCGTACCACTGGGTCGATGCTCTGCTGGCCGGGAAGAGCAAGCGCGTCCTGCACGTCCTGCAGCAGCTGCGTCTTGAAGGTTGCGAACCCGCCATTCTGCTGCGTACGCTGCAACGCGAGCTGCTGCTACTGGTGAACCTGAAACGCCAGTCCGCGCATACGCCGCTGCGCGCGCTGTTTGACAAGCACCGGGTCTGGCAGAACCGCCGCCAGCTGGTCGGCGACGCGCTAAACCGCCTCAGCGCCGAGCAACTGCGCCAGGCCGTCACGTTATTGACCCGCGCTGAGCTCACGTTCAAACAGGATTACGGCCAGTCAATCTGGCCCGAGCTGGAAAGTCTTTCGTTACTACTCTGCCATAAAGCGTTGGCGGACGTTTTTATTGATGGGTGATATGACTCAGTTGCAGGCGATGTACGGCGGCACCTTCGATCCGGTGCATTACGGCCACCTCAAGCCAGTTGAAATCCTGGCCAACCAAATCGGCCTCAGCCGGGTCATTATTGTGCCCAATAACGTGCCGCCGCACCGTCCGCAGCCGGAAGCCACCAGCGCTCAGCGCGTACATATGCTGGAGCTGGCCATTGCCGATAAACCGCTGTTCGTGCTCGACGAGCGCGAGCTGCAGCGCGATACCCCATCCTGGACCGCACAAACGTTACAAGAGTGGCGCCAGGAGCAAGGTCCGGATCAACCGCTGGCGTTTATTATCGGCCAGGATTCACTGTTGACCTTTCCTACCTGGCATAACTACGCCACTATTCTCGATAACGCCCATCTGATCGTCTGCCGCCGCCCGGGTTATCCGTTGGCGATGAAGCGCGAAGACGATCAGCGCTGGCTCGATAAACACCTGACCCACGACGTCGAGCAGTTGCACCAGCGCCCTGCCGGGGTGATTTACCTGGCGGAAACGCCGTGGTTTGATATCTCCGCCACCCTGATTCGCCAACGTCTGCAACAGGGCATCTCCTGTGCCGACATGCTGCCGGCGGCGGTACTCGACTACATTCAGCAGCAGAAGCTCTATTGCTGATAACCCGCCGCGGAGATATCGTTAGCGCGACGGCATTTCCACGGAGTTGATCATGAAATTATGGCTGGTTCGCCACGGCGAAACGCAAGCTAACGTCGCCGGGCTATATAGCGGTCATGCCCCTACCCCCCTCACCGAACGCGGCATCCAACAGGCTCGTACGCTGGGCGATTGTCTACAGGCGGTGCCTTTCGACTGCGTGTTATGCAGCGAACTGGCGCGAACCCAGCACACCGCCAACGTGTTGCTCGCCGAACGGCAGATCCCGCGGCAAATTATTCCGGCGTTGAATGAGATGTTTTTTGGCGATTGGGAAATGCGCCATCACCGCGATCTGCAAAAAGAGGATCCTGAAAACTACGCCGCCTGGTGCAACGACTGGCAACACGCCGTGCCGACCAACGGCGAGGGCTTCCAGGCATTCGCGCAACGTATCTCGACCTTTGCCGCAACCCTGCCGCAATACCAGCAGTGGGATAATCTGCTGATCGTCGGTCATCAGGGGGTATTAAGCCTGTTAACCGCACTGCTATTACACATGCCGGCAGCGGCGATGTGGCATTTTCCGATCGCCCACGGCGGCTGGAGTCTTATCGAACTGCGCGATGATTTCGCGACCTTGAGAGTATTAAATAGCCAGGCAAAATGGCGCGTGGAATAAGAATTCATGGCCGCCCATTGACAGCCCAAAGCAGACTGTTATTCTCCGCTGCCAGGCGATACCCGCTACACGCATGCCGCAGAGATTGTTTTACAAAAATGGCGATGCAATCGTCAGCGAGGGATGGGATGATAGCCCGCTTTCAAGGGCTAAAATCTGACTTTTCTCCCGACATTGCCATGACTTCGGGTATACTGTCAGGCTCTTTATTGTTATCACTTTTCACGCACCCAGGGGGAACACTTGCAGGGTAAAGCACTCCAGGATTT includes these proteins:
- the holA gene encoding DNA polymerase III subunit delta, which codes for MIRLYPEQLRAQLAEGLRAAYLLLGSDPLLLQESQDAIRDAAAAQGFTEHHTATIDASTDWPALFSLSQALSLFASRQTLLLILPENGPNAAINEQLATLVGMLHDDLLLIVRGSKLTKAQENAAWVTSLASRAVQISCQTPEYAQLPRWLAARAKHNNLQLDDAASQLLCYCYEGNLLALAQALERLSLLWPDGKLTLPRVEQAVNDAAHFTPYHWVDALLAGKSKRVLHVLQQLRLEGCEPAILLRTLQRELLLLVNLKRQSAHTPLRALFDKHRVWQNRRQLVGDALNRLSAEQLRQAVTLLTRAELTFKQDYGQSIWPELESLSLLLCHKALADVFIDG
- the nadD gene encoding nicotinate-nucleotide adenylyltransferase: MGDMTQLQAMYGGTFDPVHYGHLKPVEILANQIGLSRVIIVPNNVPPHRPQPEATSAQRVHMLELAIADKPLFVLDERELQRDTPSWTAQTLQEWRQEQGPDQPLAFIIGQDSLLTFPTWHNYATILDNAHLIVCRRPGYPLAMKREDDQRWLDKHLTHDVEQLHQRPAGVIYLAETPWFDISATLIRQRLQQGISCADMLPAAVLDYIQQQKLYC
- a CDS encoding adenosylcobalamin/alpha-ribazole phosphatase, which produces MKLWLVRHGETQANVAGLYSGHAPTPLTERGIQQARTLGDCLQAVPFDCVLCSELARTQHTANVLLAERQIPRQIIPALNEMFFGDWEMRHHRDLQKEDPENYAAWCNDWQHAVPTNGEGFQAFAQRISTFAATLPQYQQWDNLLIVGHQGVLSLLTALLLHMPAAAMWHFPIAHGGWSLIELRDDFATLRVLNSQAKWRVE